One part of the Hyphomicrobiales bacterium genome encodes these proteins:
- a CDS encoding carbohydrate ABC transporter permease, translating to MAGISQDNHGLRLATRYAVLVLVAIVFVFPLLFMAMSSLKPDQQLLNDTNSLRAFLPVGDLSLQNYWDAFERAPIGVFVMNSVLVTGTTVVLTLFVCSLAAFSFVFLEWKGRSILFSILLATLIIPYETIFIPLLLMASQLPWIGIEGFEIGWLNSYRVQIIPFIADGLTIFLFVQYFRDLPRELIEASRVEGASWWTIYRKIVMPLSGPVLATAAILKFLFMYNQYLWPLMVVQEEAIRPVMVGLGYFTDQLNVPWGEVMAYLTLITVPVLAFYLVLQRAFIASIASTGVKG from the coding sequence ATGGCTGGCATCTCCCAGGATAATCACGGACTGCGCCTGGCAACGCGTTATGCAGTGCTTGTGCTCGTGGCAATCGTCTTCGTCTTCCCCCTGCTGTTCATGGCGATGTCGTCGCTGAAGCCGGACCAGCAATTGCTCAACGACACCAACAGCTTGCGGGCCTTCCTGCCGGTCGGCGATCTATCGTTGCAAAACTATTGGGATGCGTTTGAGCGCGCGCCCATCGGCGTGTTTGTGATGAACTCCGTGCTGGTCACGGGCACGACAGTGGTGCTGACGCTGTTCGTCTGTTCGCTGGCGGCTTTTTCCTTCGTGTTCCTGGAGTGGAAGGGCCGCAGCATCCTCTTCTCAATCCTGCTGGCAACGCTCATCATTCCCTATGAAACGATCTTCATTCCGCTATTGCTGATGGCCTCACAGCTGCCTTGGATTGGTATTGAGGGTTTTGAGATTGGCTGGCTTAACAGCTACCGCGTCCAGATCATCCCGTTCATTGCCGATGGCCTGACTATCTTCCTGTTCGTGCAATATTTCCGCGATTTGCCACGCGAACTGATCGAGGCGAGCCGCGTTGAAGGCGCTAGCTGGTGGACAATCTACCGCAAGATCGTCATGCCCCTGTCCGGGCCCGTGCTCGCCACCGCCGCGATCCTGAAATTCCTCTTCATGTACAACCAATATCTCTGGCCGCTGATGGTCGTGCAGGAAGAGGCGATCCGCCCGGTCATGGTGGGGCTTGGATACTTCACCGACCAGCTCAACGTGCCCTGGGGCGAGGTGATGGCCTATCTCACGCTCATCACCGTGCCGGTTCTTGCCTTTTATCTTGTTTTGCAACGCGCCTTCATCGCCTCGATCGCTTCGACCGGCGTCAAAGGCTAA
- a CDS encoding sugar ABC transporter permease, with protein MASKLTQSNRAGWLMATPGVALIATFIILPFFLAFAFSLTNQRLASPNPTEYVGFENYRELLGLAVFTLEPERDEAGAVVRDDDGAIAYPRLRNFTRNNPDYPNLQGKREWFGWQSGENRVVVLASDVVFMKALVNTFYFVVVVAPVQAGLALVLALLINQRLRGINFFRTIYFMPVVVSIVVVSLLWQFIYSPGDGLLNNILSWLSFGLFEPRDWLGNTSTALPSIMAMSIWQGVGFHMVIWLSGLQTISPTLYEAADIEGASKWQSFRYVTWPGLRNTAVLILIVITMQAFALFAQIDVMTGGGPLDSTQVLVFQAVERGYQRQDISGGSTISVLLFLIVLSISLVQRYLTREKR; from the coding sequence ATGGCATCCAAACTCACTCAATCGAACCGCGCCGGCTGGCTGATGGCAACGCCAGGCGTGGCGCTGATCGCCACGTTCATCATCCTACCCTTCTTCCTGGCCTTCGCCTTCTCGCTGACCAACCAACGCCTCGCCTCGCCCAACCCGACTGAATATGTCGGCTTTGAAAACTACCGCGAACTGTTAGGCCTGGCGGTCTTCACGCTGGAGCCGGAGCGCGATGAAGCAGGCGCGGTGGTGCGCGACGATGACGGAGCCATCGCCTATCCGCGCCTCAGAAACTTCACCCGCAACAACCCCGATTACCCCAACCTCCAGGGAAAACGCGAATGGTTCGGTTGGCAGTCGGGCGAGAACCGCGTGGTTGTTCTGGCCTCCGACGTGGTCTTCATGAAGGCGCTGGTAAACACGTTCTACTTCGTGGTCGTCGTTGCACCGGTTCAGGCCGGCCTGGCACTGGTTTTGGCGCTTTTGATCAACCAACGTCTGCGCGGCATCAACTTTTTCCGCACCATCTACTTCATGCCCGTTGTCGTCTCGATCGTCGTCGTGTCTCTGCTCTGGCAGTTCATCTATTCCCCCGGCGACGGACTGTTGAACAACATCTTGAGCTGGCTGAGTTTCGGCCTTTTCGAGCCGCGAGACTGGCTCGGCAACACCTCCACAGCATTACCGTCGATCATGGCCATGTCGATCTGGCAAGGCGTCGGCTTTCACATGGTGATCTGGCTGTCCGGACTTCAGACCATCTCGCCAACCCTCTACGAGGCCGCCGACATCGAAGGCGCCTCCAAATGGCAGAGCTTCCGCTATGTTACCTGGCCAGGCCTGCGGAACACGGCGGTTCTCATCCTTATCGTCATCACCATGCAGGCATTTGCCCTATTTGCTCAGATCGATGTGATGACCGGCGGTGGACCGCTCGACTCCACACAGGTCCTGGTTTTCCAGGCGGTCGAACGTGGCTATCAGCGCCAGGATATTTCCGGTGGCTCGACGATTTCGGTTCTTCTGTTCCTAATCGTGCTCAGCATCTCGCTCGTCCAACGCTACCTGACACGGGAGAAGCGGTAA